A part of Plasmodium sp. gorilla clade G2 genome assembly, chromosome: 8 genomic DNA contains:
- a CDS encoding plasmepsin X: MKLISPLNTLFYLSLFFSYTFKGLKCTRIYKIGTKALPCSECHDIFDCTGCLFEEKESSHVIPLKLNKKKPTDHKKLQKHHESLKLGDVKYYVNRGEGISGSLGTSSGNTLDDMDLINEEINKKRTSTQLDEKNFLDFTTYNKNNKAHDISDHLSDIQKHVYEQDVEKGNNTYKNGKYGTYDKYNTNGKYGTYDKYNTYDKYNTNDKYKTYGKYNTYDKYNTYNKDNPSESSIEKNFIALENKNATVEKTQENVFLVPLKHLRDSQFVGELLVGTPPQIIYPIFDTGSTNVWVVTTACEEESCKKVRRYDPNKSKTFRRSFIEKNLHIVFGSGSISGSVGTDTFMLGKHRVRNQTFGLVESESSDNKNNVDNIFDYISFEGIVGLGFPGMLSAGNIPFFDNLLKQNPNVDPQFSFYISPNDGNSTLIIGGISKSFYEGDIYMLPVLKESYWEVKLDELYIGKERICCDEESYVIFDTGTSYNTMPSSQMKTFLNLIHSTACTEQNYKDILKSYPIIKYVFGELIIELHPEEYMILNDDVCMPAYMQIDVPSERNHAYLLGSLSFMRNFFTVFVRGTESRPSMVGIARAKSSN, from the coding sequence atgaaaCTCATTAGCCCTCTAAATacccttttttatttaagtttatttttttcatacacATTTAAAGGGTTAAAATGCAccagaatatataaaatcgGAACGAAAGCTTTACCATGTTCTGAGTGTCACGATATATTTGATTGTACTGGATGTTTATTCGAAGAAAAAGAGTCGTCCCATGTGATACCTTTAAAATTAAACAAGAAGAAACCAACTGatcataaaaaattacaaaaacaTCATGAGTCTCTAAAATTGGGAGAcgtaaaatattatgtaaatagAGGAGAAGGAATATCCGGAAGTTTAGGAACTTCATCTGGTAATACATTAGATGATATggatttaataaatgaagaaataaataaaaaacgaACAAGTACACAATTAGATGAGAAAAACTTTTTAGATTTTACTacgtataataaaaataataaagcaCATGATATATCTGACCATTTATCTGATATTCAGAAACATGTGTATGAACAAGATGTTGAAAAGGGGAACAATACTTATAAAAATGGTAAATATGGaacatatgataaatataatacaaatggtAAATATGGaacatatgataaatataatacatatgataaatataatacaaatgataaatataagacatatggtaaatataatacatatgataaatataatacatataataaagacaATCCAAGTGAGAGTTCGATTGAAAAGAATTTTATTGctttagaaaataaaaatgctACAGTAGAAAAAACACAAGAAAATGTTTTTCTAGTACCCTTAAAACATTTAAGAGATAGTCAGTTTGTAGGTGAATTATTAGTTGGAACTCCCCCTCAAATTATATATCCAATATTTGATACAGGAAGTACAAATGTATGGGTAGTGACAACAGCTTGTGAAGAAGAGTCTTGTAAAAAGGTTAGAAGATATGATCCTAATAAATCAAAAACGTTTAGAAGATcatttatagaaaaaaatttacacaTTGTATTTGGATCTGGTTCTATATCAGGTTCTGTGGGTACAGATACATTTATGTTAGGAAAGCATAGAGTAAGAAATCAGACATTTGGATTAGTGGAGAGTGAATCaagtgataataaaaataatgtagataatatatttgattatatatcttttgaAGGTATAGTAGGTTTAGGATTTCCAGGTATGTTATCAGCTGGCAATATACcattttttgataatttattaaaacaaaatcCAAATGTAGATCCtcaattttctttttatatatctccAAATGATGGGAATTCAACATTAATAATTGGTGGAATTAGTAAATCGTTTTATGAAggagatatatatatgttgccAGTGTTAAAAGAATCATATTGGGAAGTAAAATtagatgaattatatataggtAAAGAAAGAATATGTTGTGATGAAGAAAGTTACGTTATATTTGACACAGGTACATCTTATAATACAATGCCTAGTAGTCAAATGaaaacatttttaaatttaatacatTCAACTGCATGTACTGAACAAAACTacaaagatatattaaaatcatatcctataattaaatatgttTTTGGTGAACTAATCATTGAATTACATCCAGAAGAATATATGATTTTAAATGATGATGTATGTATGCCTGCCTATATGCAAATCGATGTACCCTCAGAAAGAAACCATGCATACTTATTAGGAAGTTTATCTTTTATGAGAAACTTTTTTACGGTATTTGTAAGAGGCACAGAAAGTAGACCTTCTATGGTTGGAATAGCAAGAGCAAAAAGTAgcaactaa
- a CDS encoding tyrosine--tRNA ligase produces the protein METTDTKREEQEIEEKKAEEESKSEDVDKRLNDILSISSECIQPDELRVKLLLKRKLICYDGFEPSGRMHIAQGLLKSIIVNKLTSNGCTFIFWIADWFAQLNNKMSGDLKKIKKVGSYFIEVWKGCGMNMENVQFLWASEEINKKPNEYWSLVLDISRSFNINRMKRCLKIMGRSEGEENYCSQILYPCMQCADIFFLNVDICQLGIDQRKVNMLAREYCDIKKIKKKPVILSHAMLPGLLEGQEKMSKSDENSAIFMDDSESDVNRKIKKAFCPPNVIENNPIYAYATSIIFPYYNQFNLIRKEKNGGDKTYYTVQELEHDYVNGLIHPLDLKDNVALYINKLLQPVRDHFQNNIEAKNLLNEIKKYKVTK, from the exons atggaaaccACAGATACTAAAAGAGAAGAACAAGaaattgaagaaaaaaaagctGAAGAAGAATCAAAATCAGAAGATGTAGATAAAAGATTAAATGATATACTTTCCATATCATCAGAATGTATTCAACCGGATGAATTGAGagttaaattattattgaaaagaaaattaatttGTTATGATGGTTTCGAACCATCAGGCCGTATGCACATAGCTCaag gaTTACTTAAGAGCATTATTGTAAACAAACTGACGAGCAACGGCTGCACATTCATATTTTGGATTGCCGACTGGTTTGCTCAATTGAACAATAAAATGTCTGGTGATTtgaaaaagataaagaagGTTGGTAGTTATTTCATCGAGGTATGGAAGGGTTGTGGAATGAATATGGAGAATGTTCAATTTCTTTGGGCAAGTGAAGAGATAAATAAGAAGCCTAATGAATATTGGTCATTAGTTCTTGATATATCTAGaagttttaatattaatagaatGAAAAGATGTTTAAAAATTATGGGAAGAAGTGAAGGAGAGGAAAATTATTGTTCTCAAATATTATATCCATGTATGCAGTGTgctgatatattttttttgaatgttGATATATGTCAGCTTGGAATAGATCAGAGGAAAGTAAATATGTTGGCACGAGAATATTgtgacataaaaaaaataaaaaaaaaacctgtAATCCTTTCGCATGCCATGTTACCAGGTTTATTGGAAGGACAAGAAAAAATGTCTAAATCGGATGAAAATTCAGCAATTTTTATGGATGATTCAGAGAGTGACGTTAATAGAAAGATTAAAAAAGCATTTTGTCCTCCTAATGTTATTGAAAATAATCCAATATATGCATATGCAACGTCTATAATATTCCCTTACTATAATCAATTCAACTTAATAAGAAAGGAGAAAAATGgag gAGATAAGACATATTACACCGTACAAGAACTCGAACATGATTATGTGAATGGTTTAATACATCCATTAGATTTAAAGGATAATGTTGCCttgtatattaataaattacttCAACCAGTTAGAGAtcattttcaaaataatatagaggcaaaaaatttattgaatgaaataaaaaaatataaagtgaccaaataa
- a CDS encoding 26S proteasome regulatory subunit RPN10, putative, which yields MSNIEATIICIDNSDYNRNEDIVPNRFLSQIDCVNVLCCNKTSLHYKNNIGILMMAGDKIKVKVSLTNDIGQLLSCIHDIKLDGTCDIIRSLLIAQLALKHRVDKNLEQKIILFIGSPFNVNEKQLINTGKQLKKNNISVDIISFGNINKNRDKLMMLFESVNNNDNCRFIECPEYENNLSKFVLNSFLNNNDFNIGNIQDDDQLLNAMQLSLEESHNIEKNMNSSNNINTGANNNPNNITSNNNDLPTIEEIENMKDIDNELKEALILSLREYTEKNKVENKDTTSCNNNNNENNNENNNNNNNSNNNNSNNNSSSSCGDNINSPNYYKKDENFALVNESYKNNFDKNDENKLEESKEKKENESYEKVFKIDKEENIEDTSKDIINENIYKDREHKDENNNIINKDEENEQSASSLIQDTSYISNILGKINPNVNVFDKNEGDSDKDKKNKE from the exons ATGAGCAATATCGAAGCTACTATAATATGTATAGATAATAGTGATTATAATAGAAATGAAGATATAGTCCCTAACAGATTTTTATCACag ATCGATTGTGTGAATGTTCTGTGCTGTAATAAGACGAGCTtacattataaaaacaatatagGGATATTAATGATGGCTggagataaaataaaagtaaaggTGTCTCTTACAAATGATATTGGTCAATTACTTTCTTGTATTCATGATATAAAACTGGATGGTACGTGTGATATAATAAGAAGTTTATTAATAGCCCAGTTAGCTTTAAAGCATAGAGTAGATAAGAATTTAGaacagaaaataatattatttataggtAGTCCATTTAATGTAAATGAGAAGCAATTAATAAATACTGGGAAgcaattaaaaaagaataatatatctgtTGATATAATAAGCTTTGgcaatataaataagaatagAGATAAATTAATGATGTTATTTGAGagtgtaaataataatgataattgtAGATTTATTGAATGCCcagaatatgaaaataatttgagTAAATTTGTTTTGAATTCtttcttaaataataatgattttaATATAGGAAATATTCAAGATGATGATCAACTTCTTAATGCTATGCAGTTATCACTTGAAGAAAGtcataatatagaaaaaaatatgaatagtaGTAATAACATAAACACAGGTGCTAATAATAATcctaataatattacaagtaataataatgactTGCCAACAATTGAAGAAATTGAAAATATGAAAGATATAGATAATGAGTTAAAGGAGgctttaatattatcattaagagaatatacagaaaaaaataaagtagaAAATAAAGACACAACAAGTtgtaacaacaataataatgaaaataataatgaaaataataataataataataatagcaataataataatagcaataataatagtagtagttCTTGtggtgataatattaattctcctaattattataaaaaagatgaaaatttTGCACTTGTAAATGAAagctataaaaataattttgataaaaatgatgagaataaattagaagaatcaaaggaaaaaaaagaaaatgaaagcTATGAAAAAGTATTTAAAAtagataaagaagaaaatattgaaGATACATCCaaagatattattaatgaaaatatttataaggaTAGAGAAcataaagatgaaaataataatataataaataaagatgaagaaaatgaacaaTCTGCATCTTCATTGATACAAGATACTAGTTATATATCTAACATCTTAGGAAAAATAAATCCAAATGTTAATGTTTTTGACAAAAATGAAGGAGACAGCGacaaagataaaaaaaataaagaataa
- a CDS encoding AP-3 complex subunit delta, putative: MMDNSFIELIKDIKKDDSIKNLEKNYQKCISYLKELDKKKSTDTLFSMNSVIKEKSLVLLKLLYLQMFGKKIDKEHNFSVIELLTCNKYFLKRRGFFFLNNISDNEDIIFLCINLFKKELYKDSISSSEYNSKGTVLSSLSNIGVKLIKENINIFNNNTNNTNNTNNTNSMNSINSMNSFHGNNSFDASKDGNKKNNLTSILQGINNNNDEKIFNTFLILNSISNICTDIMSCNLHNDIFFLLNNSNVYIRKKTILCFYKLVVSNLSILNTFFDIMKKNFIALYNNENPSYEKLPYDQVDYTFRNNTCLCCLIINVLAEIFSYLERRERKYDIQQVKGDEYKERAFNLLTNNNNNNNNSDNNSHNCDDDYNNSTDEHAISNYLKKFLSFVPFIYNILNERLSIIDNWKIIKFIKFINKLVKYEYRIYKKFLPIIIHIFFTNKAKSVIFECYDFILFNYKKNYNVHMPNVDSYINMSLSSQNIDTSNNMNINDNNHIFNNTYNDIFNNTYNNTYNKNILINNNRHSGNHNSDDHNIIPNSSHNKKINNNSEEFLLSQENINTHNIEENNNKKKNNVDTPFDKFLFYCFKQLLSSFFTDDKNILYMTTNLYKYLFIIPDIYEYFTRYNLLNEFSRNILKNFYHKDITIRKKLLYILYYLINEQNFQQIVYSILIYLYNHNSNYIDGNHNNHNNNYIDGNHNNHNSNYIDGNHNNQNNNYIDGNYNVKVKPFDYADEYIHVILNYCINNLNHLPNVNVYIFILFYLLCLKNHTKENEILEQINKINKQLNITHMTTNFLSCIFIITYALGFIKDTMQRNDIYVKNNQLEMNKLLFKHNIRNDININININNDDHHHNIIKQKNIDTYNISYNNIQMGNQVTDVICPSIHINKENENFKNKSNYENDDNYYFLEIISNYQDKYEYILINDIYNLKKEIKNFNILNKYDVFEYIIIILKLYDKIYPDVDYMQGVIDKSSSDDPLYVKRKMNENYQNGEEKYKSVEEKYKNVEEKYKNVEEKYKNVEEKYQNVEEKYKNVEEKYEHVESKCKDNNIKTCEYFLKYNRLDHIKVESYEYIIYFITIYLEETYDKIKEFKDMIFLKIFFFTLYLFFISFNSANILWNVIKIFMFFFQFEENYSLILFYFYRCYIHVNYLIEKKNDVYNLDICILIKNILSLLLNTKKENSKNFNFYNYFVNTILCSQKNQDKHFDLNEPFKYDDSFFFINTELNKGQSETTNKKHKNIKNKDKQTKVNIQKSITNELHMLKNKHKEYKEKWINTIPFYIIYQNDHFKLYFKHSKDNNELILYIHLKNDTFILHNFNIYTSFNLINYNILDKHNSDYSNINDDMENNFYKYNITNQNMDTYSNHHMNNKNYIQLKNINMSTFISIKYYNLISDIKLCYEYFFNTEKLKNNGLLIIPYVKMDPLNLSMDDFKKVNNINAVLRNINYEIKTEKNCNIYKLLFSYFLFLSQYLNISFFNMNNIFVNLKNEVHMNELRIIFCICRSADTSENTKRNNIILLLNVQPQKKEESDMSYIYSIYIKMKILNNSQDDSNKLLDYFEFYINQLFLQKIKNIHFLF; encoded by the exons atgatGGATAATAGTTTTAttgaattaataaaagatataaaaaaagatgacAGTATTAAGAATCTAGAAAAGAATTATCAGAAATGTATTAGTTATTTGAAAGAACTAGATAAGAAGAAATCGACTGATACATTGTTTTCAATGAATTCTGTTATTAAAGAGAAATCTTtggtattattaaaattattatatttacaaatgtTTGGAAAGAAAATTGATAAGGAACATAATTTTTCTGTGATTGAATTATTGAcatgtaataaatattttttaaaaagacgtggttttttttttttgaataatataagtgATAATGaggatataatatttttatgtatcaatttatttaaaaaagaattatataaagattCAATAAGTTCTTCAGAATATAATTCAAAAGGTACAGTTTTAAGTTCTTTATCGAATATAGGTGTAAAGctgataaaagaaaatattaatatttttaataataatacaaacaaTACAAACAATACAAACAATACAAACAGTATGAATAGTATTAATAGTATGAATAGTTTTCATGGTAATAATTCCTTTGATGCATCAAAGgatggaaataaaaaaaataatttgacTTCCATACTTCAAGGAATAAATAACAacaatgatgaaaaaatttttaatacatttttaattttaaatagtATAAGTAATATATGTACTGATATTATGAGTTGTAATTTACacaatgatatattttttcttttaaataattcaaatgtatatataagaaagaaaactattttatgtttttataaattagtAGTATCAAATTTAAGTAttttaaatacattttttgatataatgaaaaaaaattttatcgcactttataataatgaaaatccATCTTATGAAAAATTACCATATGATCAAGTGGACTATACATTTAGAAATAATACTTGTTTATGTTGTTTAATAATTAATGTTTTAGCAGAGATATTTTCTTATCTTGAGAGAAGGGAAAGGAAATATGACATTCAGCAAGTTAAAGGGGATGAATATAAGGAGAGggcatttaatttattaaccaataataataataataataataatagtgataataatagtcACAATTGTgatgatgattataataattctacTGATGAACATGCTATTTctaattatttaaagaaatttttatcttttgttccatttatttataatatattaaatgaaagaCTAAGTATTATAGATAActggaaaataataaaatttattaaatttattaataaattagtGAAATATGAATacagaatatataaaaaattcctacctataattattcatattttctttacaAATAAAGCTAAAAGTGTTATATTTGAATGTTATGattttatactttttaattataaaaaaaattataatgttCATATGCCTAATGTAGAtagttatattaatatgtctTTATCATCTCAAAATATTGATActtcaaataatatgaacattaatgataataatcatatatttaataatacatataatgatatatttaataatacatataataatacatataataaaaatattcttataaataaCAATCGTCATAGTGGCAACCACAATAGTGATGATCATAATATAATTCCAAACAGTAgtcataataaaaagattAATAACAATTCTgaagaatttttattatcacaagaaaatataaatacacacaatattgaagaaaataataacaaaaaaaaaaataatgttgaTACTCCCTttgataaatttttattttattgttttaaacaattattatcttctttttttacagatgataaaaatattctttatatgacaaccaatttatataaatatctttttattattccagatatatatgaatattttacaCGTTATAATTTATTGAATGAATTTTCaaggaatatattaaaaaatttttatcataaagATATAACAATCAGAAAAAagttattgtatatattatattatttaataaatgaacaaaatttCCAGCAAATTGTATATagcatattaatatatttatataatcacaACAGTAATTATATTGATggtaatcataataatcacaacaataattatattgatggtaatcataataatcacAACAGTAATTATATTGATggtaatcataataatcagaacaataattatattgatgGTAATTATAACGTTAAAGTCAAACCATTTGATTATGCAGATGAATATATTCATGTAATACTTAATTattgtattaataatttaaatcatTTGCCAAACGTTAAtgtttatatctttatattattttatttattatgtttaaaaaatcatacaaaagaaaatgaaatacttgaacaaataaacaaaataaataaacaattaAACATAACACACATGACAACCAATTTTTTAagttgtatttttattataacatatgCATTAGGATTTATAAAGGATACTATGCAaagaaatgatatatatgtaaaaaataatcaattagaaatgaataaattattgttcaaacataatataagaaatgatattaatattaatattaatattaataatgatgatcatcatcataatataataaaacagaaaaatattgatacatataatatttcttataataatatacaaatggGAAATCAAGTAACAGATGTTATATGTCCTTCTATCcatattaataaagaaaacgaaaattttaaaaataaatccaattatgaaaatgatgataattattattttcttgaaATAATCTCAAACTATCAAGATAAATAcgaatatatacttataaacgatatttataatttaaaaaaagaaataaaaaatttcaatatattaaataaatatgatgtatttgaatatattattattattttaaaattatatgataaaatatatcctGATGTGGATTACATGCAAGGGGTAATAGACAAATCAAGCAGTGATGATcctttatatgtaaaaagaaagatgaatgaaaattatcaaaatggggaagaaaaatataaaagtgtggaagaaaaatataaaaatgttgaagaaaaatataaaaatgtggaagaaaaatataaaaatgtggaagaaaaatatcaaaatgtggaagaaaaatataaaaatgttgaagaaaaatatgaacatgtAGAATCAAAGtgtaaagataataatattaaaacatgtgaatattttttaaaatataacagATTAGATCATATAAAAGTAGAAtcttatgaatatataatatattttattactatttatTTAGAAGAGACATATgacaaaataaaagaatttaaagatatgatttttttaaaaatatttttttttacattatatttattttttatatcatttaattcagcaaatatattatggaatgtaattaaaatatttatgttcttttttcagtttgaagaaaattattctcttatacttttttatttttatagatgTTATATACATGTCAATTATTTaatagagaaaaaaaatgatgtatataatttggatatatgtattttaataaaaaatatattatctttattattaaatactaaaaaagaaaattctaaaaactttaatttttataattattttgttaatACAATATTATGTTCACAAAAAAATCAAGATAAGCATTTTGATTTAAATGAACCTTTTAAATATGatgattcttttttttttattaatacagAATTAAATAAAGGACAATCTGAAACgacaaataaaaaacataaaaatataaaaaataaagacaaacaaacaaaagtaaatatacaaaaaagtATAACAAATGAATTGcatatgttaaaaaataaacataaagaatataaagaaaaatggaTAAATACAAtacctttttatataatatatcaaaatgatcattttaaattatatttcaaacattcaaaagataataatgaattaattttatatatacacttaaaaaatgatacttTTATACTTCAtaatttcaatatatatacatcatttaatttaataaattataatatattagacAAACACAATTCTGATTATTCcaatattaatgatgatatggaaaataatttttataaatataatatcacAAATCAAAATATGGATACTTATTCTAATcatcatatgaataataaaaattatatacaattaaaaaatataaatatgtctacttttatatctataaaatattataatcttATATCAGATATAAAATTGTGTTATgagtatttttttaatactgAAAAGTTGAAAAATAATGGATTGCTCATAATACCGTATGTAAAAATGGATCCTCTAAATCTATCGATGGATGACTTTAAAAAG gtcaataatataaatgcagtgttaagaaatataaactACGAAATAAAGACAGAGAAAAATTGCAATATTTATAAACTACTCTTcagttattttttattcttatcacaatatttgaatatatctttttttaacatgaacaatatttttgttaatttaaaaaatgaagtaCACATGAATGAAttaagaattattttttgtatttgtaGAAGTGCTGACACAAGCGAAAACACAAAAAGGA ataatattatactaCTATTAAATGTGCAACCTcagaaaaaagaagaaagtgATATGtcttatatttatagtatttatataaaaatgaaaattttaaataattcacaGGATGATAGTAACAAGCTTCTTGATTATTTTGAATTTTATATCAATCAgttatttttacaaaaaataaaaaatatccaCTTTTTATTCTGA
- a CDS encoding ubiquitin regulatory protein, putative, with product MSNIRSLSDLKKDDKKNNERVAHYTGGQKSGLQVENSDDDFAQNVLKSKLPENCKHIILYKNGFIVDDGEFRDLEIEENKKFMANIEAGILPKEFASKDKIMNVAIKDKSNQIYTKKKTKEEELYKGQGVKLGGTISSINEEEINKISTNPNNIKEIKIDDKKPITTLHIRLYNGKKITQKFNYDHTVEDLFQFVFSYTPLNFSLSYDYPLKLIERNQQQTLESAKLLDLLITQKLIP from the exons ATGTCAAATATAAG atcACTAAGTGATTTAAAGaaggatgataaaaaaaataatgaacgAGTGGCCCATTATACAGGAGGTCAAAagag cGGACTACAGGTAGAAAATTCCGATGATGATTTTGCTCAGAATGTTTTAAAATCAAAATTGCCAGAAAACTGTAAGCACATCATTTTATACAAAAACGGTTTTATAGTAGATGATGGTGAATTTCGTGACCTTGAgattgaagaaaataaaaagtttATGGCAAATATAGAAGCAGGGATATTACCAAAAGAATTTGCttcaaaagataaaataatgaatGTAGCTATAAAAGATAAGAGtaatcaaatatatacaaagaaaaaaactaaagaagaagaattatataaaggtCAAGGTGTTAAATTAGGTGGTACTATCTCAAGTATTAacgaagaagaaataaataaaatttcaaCAAatccaaataatataaaagaaataaaaattgatgataaaaaaCCAATAACTACATTACATATAAGATTATATAATGGTAAAAAAATTACTCAGAAATTTAATTATGATCATACAGTTGAAGATTTATTTCAATTTGTCTTTAGTTATACACCACTTAATTTTTCGTTATCTTATGATTACCCTCTTAAATTAATTGAAAGAAATCAACAACAAACCTTGGAAAGTGCAAAACTTTTGGATCTTCTTATAACACAAAAATTAATcccataa